The nucleotide sequence GCGGCGCGGGGAGCGCCGCCACGAGGTCGGCCACGGTCGCGACGTCAGAGACCTCGGGGTTCGTGTCGTAGCCGGTGACGTCGATGCCGTTCTTCTCGAGCCGGGCACGCATGTTGTTGCCCATGCGTCCGAGACCGATGAGGCCGATGTGCATGATTGTCCTTCTCTTCCTTGCTTCAGCGGCGCCGGGTTCTAGCGCAGGAGCAGGTTGGGCTGGAGCAGATACTTGTAAGAGTCCGCGCCTGCCTGATCCTTGGACGTCTGGCTCGTGATGAGCACAGGGCCCGGCTTGTTGGGGTTCTCGGTCTTGGTGAACGAGATGCGCACGAATTCCGAGTGCACCGCACCGAGACCATCGAGCAGGAACTGCGGCTTCAATGAAACCACCGTCTCCTGGCCAGTGAGAAGAGCGTCGATGCTCTCGGATGCCTGCGCCTGCTCGGATCCGATCGCTTCCAGCGTCAGCCCGTCGGCGGTGAAGGTGTAGCGGAGCGCGGCCTCGCGCTCGAGGACGAGAGCGACTCGGCGTGTCGCCTCGATGAGCTCGGCGGTGTTCATCACCGCGTAGTTGTCGACCTGCTCAGGGAAGAGCCGGCGCACCGGGGGGAAGTTGCCCTTGATCAGGAGCGACGTGACGGTCTTCCTGTCCGCGGTGAACGCGATCAACTCACGGTCGTCGCGGTTGGTGATGGAGATCGAGACGTTGCCGCTATGCCCGAAGGTCTTGCCGATCTCGGTGAGCGTCCGGGCCGGAACGAGCGCGGTCACGGGCTCACCGGACGTGGTGCCGTTGTCCCAGTCGATCTCGCGAACGGCGACA is from Leifsonia sp. 466MF and encodes:
- the dnaN gene encoding DNA polymerase III subunit beta, whose translation is MKFQANRDVFSEAVSFAVKLLPQRTTLPILSGVLIETTDNGLQLSSFDYEVSAQTEIAAEVEEPGRVLVSGRLLAEIASKLPNAPVQFSTEESKIVVRAGSANFTLLSMPVEEYPSIPQVGGDAGLVPAEEFAEAVAQVGVAASRDDVTPVITGVQLEVGDNTLGLVATDRYRVAVREIDWDNGTTSGEPVTALVPARTLTEIGKTFGHSGNVSISITNRDDRELIAFTADRKTVTSLLIKGNFPPVRRLFPEQVDNYAVMNTAELIEATRRVALVLEREAALRYTFTADGLTLEAIGSEQAQASESIDALLTGQETVVSLKPQFLLDGLGAVHSEFVRISFTKTENPNKPGPVLITSQTSKDQAGADSYKYLLQPNLLLR